The genomic interval GGGGTCAAGGACGGTGCTAGAATTCCAAGAATGACCGAGCGCGAGGCGTTGGCGGCCCTGCGCGGCGACGATGTCGCTCAGGCGGCGCGCGCGGCGGCCGTCCTCTGGCAGATGTGGCACCGCTCCGGCGATCCGAGGCTCGACGGGCTCCTGCAGGAAGGGATCGAGGCGATGGAGCGCCAGGACCTGCCCGCCGCCGACGCGGCGTTCACGCGCCTCATCGGCGAGGCGCCGGCCTTCGCCGAAGGCTGGAACAGGCGCGCCACCGTTCGCTATATGGCCCAGGACTACGCGGCGTCGATCGCGGACTGCCGGGAGACGCTCGCGCGCAATCCCAACCACTTCGGCGCGCTCTCCGGCCAGGGACTCTGCCACCTCATGCTGGGACAGTTCCGCGAGGCCGCGGAGCTCTTCCGGCGCACGCTCGCCGTGCATCCGCATCTCGGCAGCGCGCGCGAGAATCTCCGGGCAGCCCTCGGCGAAATCGTGAAGTTGAACTGAGCCGCCACGCCGAGCTTGCCCCCTCACCCTGCCCTCTCCCCCTCGACGGGGGAGAGGGAGCCGTTCTGATCCCTTCCCTTCCACGGGGCAGAGGGAATCGATTTAATCCCTCGCCCCCGGAGGGGGAGAGGGCAGGGTGAGGGGGACTTGGTCTCAGCCGCG from Candidatus Rokuibacteriota bacterium carries:
- a CDS encoding tetratricopeptide repeat protein, encoding MTEREALAALRGDDVAQAARAAAVLWQMWHRSGDPRLDGLLQEGIEAMERQDLPAADAAFTRLIGEAPAFAEGWNRRATVRYMAQDYAASIADCRETLARNPNHFGALSGQGLCHLMLGQFREAAELFRRTLAVHPHLGSARENLRAALGEIVKLN